From Desulfosoma caldarium, the proteins below share one genomic window:
- a CDS encoding RiPP maturation radical SAM C-methyltransferase, protein MRVVLVSMPWALADRPSIQLGALKAFVTQQFSNRLHVMTAHPYLSVARDLGRCLYQRIAQRSWLGEAVYGALLFPERFVACEKLFQRQWRRFKAGFAPNFQQIVLTVQRLHETMPLWAHLEQAHVVGFSVCFAQLTSSLYLARAVKKRVPAAHIVFGGSLVSGSLGKSVMELFPWVDFVISGEGEKPLVRLLSRLLEAHEGRLNHGDSWSAGIYYRLEKDQVGGGGLDQMTNLEDLPLPDYADFFQEAALLEERTPIFALPVESSRGCWWHKVREDKPNRRGCRFCNLNVQWRGYRSKKPDRIAMELQTLAQRHGSLRFVFVDNALNSARLLETAAKLQRTGKDFDLFGEVRLPLSRAQVRALRRAGFQKIQAGVEALSNALLRRLGKGTRLIDNVAWMRHCEEFGIENRSNLLLEFPGTTSEEVQETLAVLRLITIFRPLKGVSFWLGEGSPVAMNATAHGLCAVGNHPYYAALFPEKLYRRGRFLIKTYRGDRSHQRRLWQPVRQRLAAWQKEDAAFRAQTGGMTPRLGYSDGGEFLLIRRRDQEGQVNETFRLSGPSRDIYLSCLDPVPLEDLHSKHGRFSSRSLEGFLRDMVAKGLVFESQGWFLSLAVREGVQKFFMAGDGAEPSVRDRAS, encoded by the coding sequence ATGCGGGTCGTTTTGGTGTCCATGCCTTGGGCTTTGGCCGATCGCCCATCCATTCAACTTGGCGCACTGAAGGCCTTTGTCACACAACAGTTTTCCAACCGCCTGCACGTCATGACGGCCCACCCTTACCTGTCGGTGGCAAGGGATTTGGGCCGTTGCCTTTACCAAAGAATTGCCCAACGCTCGTGGCTCGGCGAGGCCGTCTACGGGGCGTTGCTTTTTCCGGAACGTTTTGTGGCCTGCGAAAAGCTCTTTCAGAGACAATGGCGACGATTCAAAGCCGGCTTCGCGCCTAACTTTCAGCAGATTGTGCTGACGGTTCAACGGCTTCATGAAACCATGCCTTTGTGGGCTCATCTGGAGCAAGCCCATGTGGTGGGATTCTCCGTCTGTTTTGCCCAGCTCACCTCATCCCTTTACCTGGCTCGAGCCGTCAAAAAACGGGTTCCCGCCGCCCACATTGTTTTCGGTGGCAGCTTGGTCAGCGGTTCCCTGGGAAAGTCCGTCATGGAACTTTTCCCATGGGTCGATTTCGTCATCAGCGGCGAGGGAGAAAAGCCCCTGGTGCGACTGTTGTCGCGCCTTCTCGAAGCGCACGAAGGGAGATTGAACCATGGCGATTCCTGGAGTGCCGGAATTTATTATCGCCTGGAAAAGGACCAGGTGGGCGGCGGCGGATTGGACCAGATGACCAATCTCGAGGATCTTCCTCTTCCCGACTACGCCGACTTTTTCCAAGAAGCCGCCCTTCTTGAGGAGCGCACACCGATTTTTGCGCTGCCGGTGGAATCCAGCCGAGGCTGCTGGTGGCATAAGGTTCGAGAAGACAAGCCCAACCGCAGGGGTTGCCGATTTTGCAACCTGAATGTGCAATGGCGCGGCTATCGATCCAAAAAACCGGATCGGATTGCCATGGAACTGCAGACCTTGGCGCAAAGGCATGGATCTCTGCGCTTCGTTTTCGTCGACAATGCTTTAAATTCTGCAAGACTTCTGGAGACGGCGGCGAAGCTTCAGAGGACGGGCAAGGACTTTGACCTGTTTGGAGAGGTGCGCCTCCCTTTGAGCCGGGCACAGGTGAGGGCTTTGAGACGGGCGGGTTTTCAAAAAATCCAGGCGGGGGTCGAAGCCTTAAGCAATGCCCTGCTGCGGCGGCTGGGCAAAGGCACGCGGCTCATCGACAATGTGGCCTGGATGCGCCACTGCGAAGAATTTGGGATCGAAAACCGATCCAACCTGCTCTTGGAATTTCCCGGCACCACCTCGGAGGAAGTGCAAGAGACGCTGGCGGTCCTACGCCTGATCACCATATTTCGGCCTCTTAAGGGCGTGAGCTTTTGGCTGGGGGAAGGCAGCCCTGTGGCCATGAACGCGACGGCCCATGGCCTTTGCGCCGTAGGCAATCATCCCTATTACGCGGCCCTTTTCCCCGAGAAGCTTTATCGACGGGGCCGTTTTCTTATTAAAACATACCGAGGCGATCGCTCCCATCAGCGCAGGCTGTGGCAGCCCGTGCGGCAACGCCTTGCGGCATGGCAAAAGGAAGACGCCGCCTTTCGCGCTCAAACGGGTGGCATGACACCCAGATTGGGTTACAGCGATGGTGGGGAATTTCTTCTCATTCGACGGCGGGATCAGGAGGGGCAGGTGAATGAAACCTTTCGCCTTTCCGGGCCGTCTCGAGACATCTACCTCAGCTGCCTTGATCCCGTGCCATTGGAAGATTTGCATTCGAAACACGGAAGGTTTTCCAGCCGAAGCCTCGAAGGTTTTCTGCGCGACATGGTCGCCAAGGGGTTGGTTTTTGAGTCTCAAGGTTGGTTTTTGAGTCTGGCCGTGCGCGAGGGTGTCCAAAAATTTTTTATGGCAGGGGACGGGGCCGAGCCGTCGGTTCGAGATCGGGCTTCCTAA
- a CDS encoding ATP-dependent sacrificial sulfur transferase LarE, whose product MGFERALKKKIALGGVDTEKMARLEAVMAPWKAVAVAYSGGVDSTVLGYLLGHVFGKPVRLCLVKSPFLAVRELTSARSVASALRLPLQILALDLLAVDAVRYNDTNRCYHCKAAVLQAIGERCKRGEVLVDGSHADDAGQDRPGRKALLERDVLSPLALAGWTKADIRRVARIAGVPNWNKPSQSCLATRVPHGTSLCAAILERIEAAEELLYGMGCLQVRVRWQREGALIQLGRQDLWRLNDTERWAHLLRHMARLGFLHVELDSTPLPSN is encoded by the coding sequence GTGGGTTTTGAACGGGCGCTGAAAAAAAAGATTGCCCTGGGTGGCGTGGACACCGAAAAGATGGCGCGCCTTGAGGCGGTGATGGCACCATGGAAAGCCGTGGCGGTGGCCTATTCTGGAGGCGTGGACAGCACTGTGCTGGGCTATCTTCTCGGACACGTTTTTGGAAAACCGGTGCGTTTGTGTCTTGTCAAGAGCCCTTTTCTGGCCGTTCGCGAACTGACCTCGGCCCGATCGGTGGCTTCGGCCCTCCGCCTTCCCTTGCAGATTCTGGCCTTAGACCTGTTGGCCGTGGATGCCGTTCGTTACAATGACACAAATCGATGCTATCATTGCAAAGCCGCCGTGCTGCAGGCCATTGGAGAGAGGTGCAAGAGAGGAGAGGTTCTGGTGGACGGATCCCATGCCGACGATGCAGGGCAGGATCGACCTGGCCGAAAAGCCCTTCTGGAAAGGGATGTTCTTAGTCCCTTGGCTTTGGCGGGATGGACGAAAGCCGATATTCGCCGCGTTGCCCGTATTGCCGGAGTTCCTAACTGGAACAAACCCTCCCAGTCCTGCCTGGCGACCCGAGTGCCTCACGGCACCAGCCTGTGTGCGGCCATTCTGGAACGCATTGAAGCTGCCGAGGAGCTTCTTTATGGCATGGGGTGTCTTCAGGTGAGGGTTCGATGGCAAAGGGAAGGCGCCTTGATTCAGTTGGGGCGGCAGGATCTGTGGCGACTTAACGATACCGAAAGGTGGGCTCACCTGCTTCGGCACATGGCCCGATTAGGTTTTTTGCACGTTGAGCTGGATTCGACTCCGCTGCCGTCGAACTAA
- a CDS encoding acyl-CoA thioesterase: MNELPKDAPQNCLEIPITIRFGDTDPYGVVYFASYFRYCHHGIEELMRRVGCPPEKYFRDRERGFGLPIVGAACDFFRPARYGDALRLHVGVFKMSLRAITFAFYFFLEGRPDAVGRGHASMVAIDRTWRSCHLPEELRQALEPYKFSRT, from the coding sequence ATGAATGAGCTTCCCAAGGATGCTCCGCAGAATTGTTTGGAAATTCCCATAACCATCCGCTTTGGGGACACGGACCCATATGGCGTCGTCTACTTCGCGTCGTACTTTCGCTATTGCCACCACGGCATTGAAGAGCTCATGCGCCGAGTGGGGTGCCCTCCCGAAAAATATTTTCGCGACAGAGAGCGGGGGTTTGGGTTGCCCATTGTGGGCGCGGCCTGTGACTTTTTTCGACCGGCCAGATACGGCGATGCGCTGCGGCTTCACGTGGGCGTCTTTAAAATGAGCCTTCGGGCCATAACCTTCGCGTTTTACTTCTTTCTGGAAGGTCGGCCGGACGCGGTGGGGCGGGGCCACGCTTCCATGGTTGCCATTGACAGAACGTGGCGATCTTGCCATCTTCCGGAGGAATTGCGGCAGGCCTTGGAACCCTATAAGTTTTCTAGAACATGA
- the nth gene encoding endonuclease III, with protein sequence MKDSPKAQASEQERAAHILKVLHALYPDARCSLSYEDAFQLLVATILSAQCTDARVNTVTPFFFRLFPSPQAVAQASDEAIEACIQPVGLFRVKARNLKKACHMLVAEYGGKVPGTLKDLLRLPGVGRKTANVILGNAFGVAALPVDTHAARVAQRLGLTRHKDPDKIEKDLCALFPSESWVQLSHQLIQHGRQVCRSQRPLCASCALNALCETYRHGRFF encoded by the coding sequence ATGAAAGATTCCCCAAAAGCTCAAGCATCTGAGCAAGAAAGGGCGGCGCACATTCTGAAAGTTCTCCACGCACTCTACCCGGACGCACGATGCAGTTTGTCGTATGAAGACGCCTTTCAACTGCTCGTGGCCACGATTCTTTCCGCCCAATGCACCGATGCTCGGGTGAATACGGTCACGCCCTTTTTTTTTCGACTCTTTCCTTCCCCACAGGCCGTCGCCCAAGCTTCCGATGAAGCCATCGAAGCGTGCATTCAACCCGTCGGTCTGTTCCGAGTCAAAGCACGAAACCTCAAAAAAGCTTGCCATATGCTCGTGGCCGAATACGGGGGAAAAGTTCCTGGAACGCTCAAGGACCTGCTGCGCTTGCCCGGCGTTGGCCGAAAGACGGCCAATGTGATTTTGGGCAATGCCTTTGGCGTGGCGGCTCTGCCCGTGGACACGCATGCCGCTCGAGTGGCCCAAAGGTTGGGCCTGACCCGTCACAAGGATCCAGACAAGATTGAAAAGGACCTTTGCGCCCTTTTTCCTTCAGAATCGTGGGTGCAACTTTCCCACCAGCTCATTCAGCACGGACGCCAGGTGTGCCGATCCCAAAGGCCCCTCTGCGCCTCCTGCGCCTTGAATGCCCTTTGCGAAACGTACCGTCACGGCCGATTTTTCTAA
- a CDS encoding tRNA 4-thiouridine(8) synthase ThiI, whose product MKTKAKGIGLLSGGLDSILAVKVLQEQPLELVGITFSTPFFDPEPGLLAGRMAGIPVRAVDIGEVFLTMLKNPPHGYGRYMNPCIDCHGLMLQEAAKIMKAEGADFLFTGEVVGQRPMSQRRAALKIVEKMSGEAGRVLRPLSAKLLEPTLVEREGLVDREKLLNLSGRGRKRQMELAQFYGLRDVPQPAGGCRLTKEGFARKLKELFALMPQADLRHVERLKWGRHFRLATSCLLALGRSKAENERLSVMASPDDVVLSVPSHPGPTGLLFGTGIKRAHVQAAAMIVAAYSDVAVGERVFVRWVQRGVEGWRRVKNVGRTPWMHRLL is encoded by the coding sequence ATGAAAACCAAAGCCAAAGGCATTGGATTGCTCTCCGGGGGGCTGGACAGCATTCTGGCCGTCAAGGTGCTTCAAGAACAACCCCTGGAACTCGTGGGCATTACCTTTAGCACGCCTTTTTTTGATCCGGAACCTGGACTCCTTGCGGGCCGCATGGCCGGCATTCCCGTGCGGGCCGTGGACATCGGTGAGGTGTTCCTGACCATGCTGAAAAACCCGCCTCATGGCTATGGTCGGTACATGAATCCTTGCATCGACTGCCATGGATTGATGCTGCAGGAGGCGGCCAAGATTATGAAGGCCGAAGGCGCGGATTTTCTGTTTACCGGTGAGGTGGTGGGACAGCGTCCCATGAGCCAGCGGCGGGCGGCCTTGAAAATCGTGGAAAAGATGTCCGGTGAGGCCGGTCGCGTGTTGAGGCCTCTGAGTGCCAAGCTGTTGGAACCCACCCTCGTGGAACGGGAAGGCCTCGTGGACAGGGAAAAACTGCTGAACCTTTCTGGGCGTGGCAGAAAACGGCAGATGGAGCTGGCCCAATTTTACGGCCTTCGCGACGTTCCTCAACCGGCTGGAGGCTGCAGGCTCACCAAGGAAGGCTTTGCGAGAAAACTCAAGGAGCTGTTTGCTTTGATGCCCCAAGCAGATCTTCGGCATGTGGAACGGCTCAAGTGGGGGCGTCATTTTCGCCTTGCCACATCATGCCTTTTGGCCTTGGGACGGTCCAAAGCGGAAAATGAACGCCTTTCGGTCATGGCCAGCCCGGACGATGTGGTCCTGAGCGTGCCGTCCCATCCCGGGCCCACGGGGCTATTGTTTGGAACGGGCATAAAGCGCGCCCATGTTCAGGCGGCGGCCATGATTGTGGCGGCATACAGCGATGTGGCCGTTGGGGAACGGGTTTTCGTGCGGTGGGTACAGAGGGGCGTGGAGGGTTGGAGACGCGTCAAGAATGTAGGACGAACCCCCTGGATGCACCGCCTTCTGTGA
- a CDS encoding OmpA family protein, producing MERRKKWVVLLAVFLMGGFLSGPVEAQTKLIPKIDNFILFPDQSGSMYMTHAKLGKVKMALAKEVMFKMNDEIPELGYQGALDLFAPWQKIADPAVYKRNTFGEAIAKIKNEQAIFGRLTPMGPGISSLDTVLSGLSGKTGIIIVSDGAANQGPDPVAAAQAIHSKYPQVCFHVISFAEEPKGAEILKKISGIGGCGVHAEGATLLADSAALKQFVKDVFYTAAVETKKEEVIILRGINFDFDKSDIKPEWKPVLDEGAEVLVKNPNINIIIEGHTCSIGTEAYNQKLSERRAQSVFEYFVSKGISPSRMKTVGYGESKPKADNATEEGRRINRRVEIKVVK from the coding sequence ATGGAGAGAAGGAAAAAATGGGTTGTTTTGTTGGCGGTGTTTCTTATGGGAGGGTTTCTGAGCGGACCGGTGGAGGCCCAAACCAAGCTCATACCCAAGATTGACAACTTTATTCTCTTTCCGGATCAATCGGGTTCTATGTACATGACCCACGCCAAGCTGGGCAAGGTCAAGATGGCCCTGGCCAAGGAAGTCATGTTCAAAATGAACGATGAGATTCCCGAACTGGGCTATCAGGGCGCCCTGGACCTTTTTGCGCCGTGGCAGAAAATTGCCGATCCTGCCGTCTACAAAAGGAACACCTTTGGAGAAGCCATTGCGAAGATTAAGAACGAACAGGCTATATTTGGCCGTCTGACGCCCATGGGCCCGGGAATTAGTTCCCTGGACACAGTCCTTTCCGGCTTGAGCGGCAAGACTGGGATTATTATTGTTTCCGACGGCGCGGCCAACCAGGGGCCCGACCCCGTAGCGGCCGCACAGGCGATTCACAGCAAATATCCTCAGGTGTGTTTTCATGTCATCAGCTTTGCGGAAGAGCCCAAAGGGGCTGAGATTTTGAAAAAGATTAGCGGCATTGGGGGCTGTGGTGTGCACGCGGAAGGTGCCACCCTTCTAGCCGATTCGGCGGCACTGAAGCAGTTTGTCAAAGATGTTTTCTACACCGCCGCCGTTGAAACTAAAAAAGAAGAAGTCATCATTTTGCGGGGTATCAACTTCGATTTCGATAAATCAGACATCAAGCCCGAATGGAAGCCCGTGCTTGACGAAGGCGCCGAAGTGCTTGTCAAGAACCCCAACATCAACATCATCATCGAAGGGCACACCTGCTCTATCGGCACCGAGGCCTACAATCAGAAGCTTTCCGAACGCCGGGCTCAGTCGGTCTTCGAGTACTTCGTCTCCAAGGGGATCAGTCCTTCTCGCATGAAGACCGTCGGATATGGTGAGTCCAAGCCTAAGGCGGACAACGCCACGGAAGAAGGCCGCCGCATCAACCGTCGTGTGGAAATCAAAGTGGTGAAATAA
- a CDS encoding ogr/Delta-like zinc finger family protein, translating to MEDLTICPHCGSRMKKWRTPEFSTWSAEYFWVCFNDDCPYYVRGWSQMESTIHARVSYRFRYDPDTGYRGPLPVWSADALRSGIIEE from the coding sequence ATGGAAGATCTCACCATTTGTCCCCATTGCGGAAGTCGTATGAAGAAGTGGCGCACCCCGGAATTTTCCACATGGTCTGCGGAATACTTCTGGGTGTGTTTCAATGATGATTGCCCATATTATGTGCGGGGCTGGTCTCAAATGGAATCGACTATCCATGCGAGAGTCTCCTACCGTTTTCGATACGACCCGGACACGGGTTATCGAGGCCCCTTGCCCGTATGGTCCGCGGACGCCCTTCGGTCCGGAATCATCGAAGAGTGA
- a CDS encoding DUF5663 domain-containing protein, with translation MQTPISSPAEVATPLNVRNPYIVRFLKALVEKKGEQHSPEALKKLLDDMYKLFENLLGQNMVKALPEDKRAEYLELTKDLSKLSYKKVGEIFDKHVPHYQDVMKETMKQFTALYMKNRRFDPKDFEKPEEGSISS, from the coding sequence ATGCAGACTCCGATCAGTTCTCCTGCAGAAGTAGCGACGCCCTTGAACGTTCGCAATCCCTACATCGTCCGTTTCCTGAAAGCGCTCGTGGAAAAAAAAGGCGAACAGCACAGTCCAGAAGCCTTGAAAAAGCTTCTCGACGACATGTACAAATTGTTCGAAAACCTGCTCGGACAAAACATGGTCAAAGCGCTGCCGGAAGACAAGCGCGCTGAATACCTGGAACTCACCAAGGATCTTTCAAAGCTGAGCTACAAGAAGGTCGGAGAGATCTTTGATAAGCACGTGCCCCACTATCAGGATGTCATGAAAGAAACCATGAAGCAGTTCACGGCGCTTTACATGAAAAACCGCCGGTTCGATCCGAAGGATTTTGAAAAGCCCGAGGAAGGGTCGATCTCTTCTTAA
- a CDS encoding homocysteine biosynthesis protein, whose amino-acid sequence MATVAKTYEEINQRIRKGQAVVLTAEEMTRLVKKVGPDKAAKEVDVVTTGTFAPMCSSGVFINFGHTQPPIKAAKVWLNDVPAYAGLAAVDVYLGATEPAFDDPLNKLHPGTFEYGGGHVIHDLVSGKPVRLRAEAYGTDCYPNRHVEMTVTLQDLPYAVLCNPRNAYQNYNCAVNLSKKTIYTYMGTLKPRLGNANYSTSGELSPLLNDPHYRTLGLGTRIFLGGAEGFIVWHGSQHRPEVPRLPNGVPRMPSGTLMVLGDLKEMSPRWLMGVSIQGYGCSLAVGIGVPIPILDAEMAACTGVSDADIVTQVKDYSFTQSEPLAEVTYEELRSGVIRIGEKEVPTVPLSSVVRAREIAGILKQWIQEGRFELGVPQRLLPNPLRR is encoded by the coding sequence ATGGCGACGGTGGCCAAGACATATGAAGAGATCAATCAGCGGATTCGAAAGGGCCAAGCCGTGGTCTTGACTGCGGAAGAAATGACACGGTTGGTTAAGAAGGTGGGTCCGGATAAGGCCGCGAAAGAAGTGGACGTGGTCACCACAGGTACCTTCGCTCCCATGTGCTCTTCGGGAGTGTTTATCAATTTCGGCCATACTCAGCCCCCCATCAAGGCGGCCAAAGTGTGGTTGAACGATGTGCCCGCCTATGCAGGCTTGGCTGCCGTGGACGTGTATTTGGGCGCAACGGAGCCCGCCTTTGACGATCCGCTGAACAAGCTGCATCCCGGCACTTTTGAATATGGGGGTGGTCATGTGATCCATGATCTGGTGAGCGGCAAACCCGTGCGCCTTCGTGCCGAAGCCTACGGAACCGATTGTTATCCCAACCGTCACGTTGAAATGACGGTGACCCTTCAGGACTTACCCTACGCGGTGCTGTGCAATCCCAGGAACGCTTACCAAAACTACAATTGCGCCGTGAATCTTTCCAAGAAGACCATTTACACTTACATGGGAACTCTTAAACCCAGATTGGGCAACGCTAACTATTCCACGTCCGGAGAACTGAGTCCGCTGCTGAACGATCCCCACTATCGCACATTAGGACTGGGAACCCGCATTTTTCTTGGGGGTGCGGAAGGTTTCATCGTCTGGCACGGATCCCAGCATCGCCCGGAAGTCCCTAGGTTGCCCAACGGAGTGCCCCGCATGCCTTCCGGCACCTTAATGGTGCTCGGGGATTTAAAGGAAATGAGCCCTCGATGGCTCATGGGTGTGAGCATTCAGGGGTACGGGTGTTCCTTGGCGGTGGGTATTGGCGTTCCCATACCCATTTTGGATGCCGAAATGGCTGCGTGCACGGGAGTGTCCGATGCGGACATTGTGACTCAGGTCAAAGACTACAGCTTTACGCAATCGGAACCCCTTGCGGAAGTCACCTACGAAGAATTGCGCTCCGGCGTGATACGCATTGGAGAAAAGGAGGTGCCCACGGTGCCCCTGTCCAGTGTTGTGCGGGCTCGTGAGATCGCGGGAATTCTCAAGCAATGGATCCAAGAGGGTCGTTTTGAATTGGGTGTCCCACAGCGACTGTTGCCCAATCCTCTGCGGCGCTGA
- a CDS encoding transporter substrate-binding domain-containing protein: MPLALVFAVLHVQAGSFASAQDFPLTLVMREHHEPFSYLDLHGQPEGLLVDLWRLWAQRTGRPVRFVLTDAKDLESWVLDGRADVWTGIFPFGAHPQLALSDPVMMLFRAPTVTAHDGVLGIRAAVRPDRTELLAEITQGFHHLTEEDRQSLLIRWWPQEGWIHLPRAHMLTAALLGGAFLLLWTVGTYLVYRFKLRGKAQELLAALAELRRKNNALESEIAERQQVEKDKERLIQELREALENVRKLRGLLPICAYCKKIRDDQGYWNQLESYITQHAEVTFTHSVCPECSKKIYAELKAFKSAEQQKKKAASG, encoded by the coding sequence ATGCCCTTGGCTCTGGTTTTTGCCGTTTTGCATGTCCAGGCCGGGTCTTTCGCCTCAGCGCAGGATTTTCCCTTGACCCTGGTGATGCGAGAACACCATGAGCCTTTTTCCTACCTAGACCTTCACGGCCAGCCGGAAGGATTGCTCGTGGACCTGTGGCGTCTGTGGGCCCAACGCACAGGACGCCCCGTGCGCTTCGTCCTGACGGATGCCAAAGATCTGGAAAGCTGGGTTCTGGACGGCCGAGCCGATGTCTGGACCGGCATTTTTCCCTTCGGCGCTCACCCGCAACTTGCTTTAAGCGACCCGGTCATGATGCTGTTTCGAGCCCCCACGGTGACGGCCCACGATGGCGTACTGGGCATTCGAGCGGCCGTCCGCCCGGACCGAACGGAGCTACTGGCGGAAATCACCCAAGGATTCCATCACCTCACGGAAGAAGACCGCCAAAGCCTGCTGATTCGTTGGTGGCCCCAGGAAGGCTGGATCCATCTGCCCCGCGCTCACATGCTGACGGCAGCGCTGCTAGGAGGGGCCTTTCTACTTCTTTGGACTGTGGGCACTTATCTTGTCTATCGTTTCAAGCTCAGAGGTAAAGCCCAGGAACTTCTGGCCGCGCTGGCCGAACTGAGGCGAAAGAACAATGCGCTGGAATCGGAAATCGCCGAACGTCAGCAGGTGGAAAAAGACAAGGAGCGCCTTATCCAGGAACTGCGCGAAGCCCTTGAAAACGTTAGGAAACTGCGAGGTCTCTTGCCCATCTGTGCGTACTGTAAAAAGATTCGGGACGACCAAGGCTACTGGAACCAGCTGGAGAGCTATATCACTCAGCATGCCGAGGTCACCTTCACGCACAGTGTCTGCCCGGAGTGTTCAAAAAAAATCTATGCAGAACTCAAAGCCTTCAAGAGTGCGGAACAACAAAAGAAAAAAGCCGCTTCAGGGTAA
- a CDS encoding YkgJ family cysteine cluster protein, producing the protein MDEKIESSAPHKIRDRLKPLPDGAFQFACHPKVSCFTECCRDLNLMLTPYDVLRLARHLSLSTTAFLDTYTDVVVAEGSPLPSVILKMQEDARRLCPFVSTSGCLVYSDRPSACRTYPLARASRKHRVHGTVLESYYLVVEDHCRGFDEPRSWTIEQWIADQGLEPYHRMNNNWMDIVTHPRVRQGLTEKQIPMFYMASYDLDRFRSFVFQSRFLEMFDTDAVDVERARTDDVALCELAVSWLKFFLLGEGPLRPKKSTSEPA; encoded by the coding sequence ATGGATGAAAAAATCGAAAGCTCGGCCCCGCATAAGATCCGCGACCGCTTGAAGCCCTTGCCGGACGGTGCTTTTCAGTTTGCGTGCCATCCCAAGGTTTCCTGCTTTACGGAATGTTGCCGCGACTTGAACCTCATGCTGACACCCTATGATGTTCTGCGGCTTGCACGACACCTGAGTCTTTCCACCACGGCTTTTTTGGACACCTATACAGATGTGGTGGTGGCGGAAGGAAGCCCCTTGCCGTCGGTGATTTTGAAGATGCAAGAGGATGCGCGACGCCTCTGCCCTTTTGTGTCGACGTCGGGGTGCCTCGTCTATTCGGATCGTCCTTCGGCGTGCCGCACTTACCCGCTGGCCCGCGCATCCAGAAAACACCGCGTGCACGGCACGGTGCTGGAATCTTATTACCTGGTCGTGGAAGATCATTGTCGAGGCTTCGACGAGCCGCGCTCATGGACCATCGAACAGTGGATTGCAGACCAGGGCTTGGAACCTTATCACCGCATGAACAACAACTGGATGGACATCGTCACCCATCCCCGCGTTCGCCAGGGGCTTACGGAAAAGCAGATTCCCATGTTCTACATGGCCTCCTATGATCTGGATCGGTTTCGCTCCTTCGTGTTTCAAAGCCGGTTTCTGGAAATGTTTGACACCGACGCCGTGGACGTGGAACGGGCTCGAACGGACGACGTGGCCCTTTGCGAACTCGCCGTGTCTTGGCTGAAGTTTTTCCTTCTGGGCGAAGGTCCCCTAAGGCCCAAAAAGTCCACCTCGGAACCTGCCTGA